The proteins below are encoded in one region of Amycolatopsis magusensis:
- a CDS encoding ABC transporter ATP-binding protein: MAEEPAMGLHGLSKRFGRTIAADQVSLEVPRGSFFGLVGPNGAGKTTSLSMAVGLLRPDSGTVRIFGTDMWAEPDRAKALVGVLPDGLSIPERLTGRELLTYMGQLRGLAPAAVAERTHELLGVLELLEAERTLVIDYSAGMRKKIGLAMALLHAPRLLVLDEPFEAVDPVSASTIRTILNRFVASGGAVVLSSHVMALVEQLCSHVAVITQGRVVAAGSAAEVRGEGTLEEAFVRLVGGRTGGGEGLSWLASSSD, translated from the coding sequence ATGGCAGAAGAACCCGCCATGGGCCTGCACGGCCTGAGCAAGCGGTTCGGCCGGACGATCGCGGCGGACCAGGTGAGCCTGGAGGTGCCGCGCGGCTCGTTCTTCGGCCTGGTCGGGCCGAACGGTGCCGGCAAGACCACCTCGCTGTCCATGGCGGTCGGCCTGCTGCGCCCGGACTCGGGCACGGTGCGGATCTTCGGCACCGACATGTGGGCCGAGCCGGACCGGGCCAAGGCGCTGGTCGGCGTGCTCCCGGACGGACTGTCCATTCCGGAACGGCTGACCGGGCGCGAACTGCTGACCTACATGGGACAGCTGCGCGGCCTCGCCCCGGCGGCGGTGGCCGAACGCACCCACGAACTGCTCGGCGTGCTGGAACTGCTCGAGGCCGAACGCACCCTGGTGATCGACTACTCCGCCGGGATGCGCAAGAAGATCGGGCTGGCCATGGCGCTGCTGCACGCGCCGCGCCTGCTGGTGCTGGACGAGCCGTTCGAAGCGGTGGACCCGGTGTCCGCCTCGACCATCCGCACCATCCTCAACCGGTTCGTCGCCTCCGGCGGTGCCGTGGTGCTCTCCAGCCACGTGATGGCGCTGGTGGAGCAGTTGTGCAGCCACGTCGCGGTGATCACGCAGGGACGCGTGGTGGCGGCGGGCTCGGCGGCCGAGGTGCGCGGCGAGGGCACGCTCGAAGAGGCGTTCGTGCGGCTGGTCGGCGGGCGCACCGGCGGCGGGGAAGGACTGTCGTGGTTGGCGTCTTCGTCCGACTGA